The DNA sequence CTGAATGTGGTGGCAGGTGTTGGTGGCTCTGTTTCTTCCTCAGTTTATGCTGTCCCCAGTCCTGCTCAACCAGCTTTGCATGTGTGTTTATTAAACACTGGCCTTGTCTGTCCTTCCCTGTGTCAGTCTGCCCTCCCTGAACTGacccagccagctccagttGGCCAACTCCATGCCAGGAGAAAATCTACCCCAGAAGAAAAGAATGCTGGTTCACCTGAGGCTGGGAAAGACACAGGGACAAACTCCTTCCCAGCAACAGTTGTACTCCttcctgctgagcccagggcagtggtgctgtctgctgctcagagccacaGCTGCTTGTGCCTGTGTTTGTTGCAGTACCACCACCAAGAGTGGACTGTTTCCACTCCTGGATCCCCATGATCACCTTTATTTCAGTGCCTGGCAGGCAGGGCGGTGGAGATCCTGGCATGATtttcccctgccctggctcaTGATGCAGAGTGTCTCTTGGAGAATGTCTCCTTGAGAATGTCTTAATGAGAGGAAGCACAGAGCATTCAAGGCTCTTGAGGACCCCTCCAGTATATTCCCTGCAACCCTTTGACTTTAAAAGTTCAGGACTTCTCATGCTGGAGCCTGCTCAGCAGTTGAGTGTCTGGCCCCAgagaggggctggcagcaggcaggcaaaGAGCCCCGTGCAGCTGGGGGTGATGTGTGGAGCTGTCTGATGCCAGCTCCTAACTGGTGTGTGTGTTGGGGGGTCTTGTCAAGATGTCCTGGCTTGGGacaccagtgctgcaggagcagagagctCTGGGCAGTGCCTGCTGTGAATGCCTTGTGCTTGTGTGGATGATCAGCTTCCTGGTGCCAGAGAGTGCTTTCAAAGCAAGCAGCAGTCCTCATCCTGAAAGGAGATTCCACTATTATTGTTTTTCctaattgaatttttttttgtgagtgcTCTCATGTCACAACTTGATCCATATGGTCTTTTCTGGCAGTGAAAGGGAACCATGTTTGTGTCCTGAtggctctgtgcctgcagcagcacagctgaaggAAATGGTTTTAATGTGGAACAAGGACAGCATGGTCTACCCTACCCCGAGGGAGGATGAGTTTCCAGGCCCTGCCTATCACATCTGAGGAAGGACAGGCATCACCCCATGTGAAACTCTTTTCCTCCTTGCTACATGCTGTGTTTCTAGGGTGACTAACTTGCTAGGCTCATGCTCAGCATTCCCTAAACTCTGCTTTTCACTTCTAATCCTCTACCCTCTGCCTGGCTTTGCCTACACTCTAGTCCTGACAGGGTCCTGCTGGGAGGAGGTGCTATAGACTCCCTCCCAAGGAGCTGAGcaagcagaagggaagaggaaaacaaactttCTCACACCTTCTTGGTCCCCAGGGCTTCCCCAGCCTCAGGAGGGGACACAGTGGCCTGGGAAGCAATAGCAGCAGCCCGTTTCCAGTTGCAGCTGTGATGAATTTTGGAAGATGTAAAAGGGACCAGGACAGACcaaggcagggatggatgtAGCACTGCAGCCTTGGCTCCCCAAAGGCCTTGTGCCATGCAGAGATTGCCCAGCTGTGGggggaaaggcagcacagagcagctgagatTGAGCCTTGGCCTTCCCTGGGGTCCCTGTTGCAGCATCACCTCTGTGCTCGCCCCACTGCAGAGCCCAGTTGTGCACCGTGTTGGTGGGACTCCTCTGTGGCTGGCCCAActcagcagcacccagggcactgcagggctcCATGGCAGGGTTTGAACACCACCTGTGGGGGTGTGTGTGCCTAGAGGCAGCAGCCCTGTTACCAGCTCCCAGTAAGGCCAAGATGCCCTCATCCACTCACCACCACATCTCACTACAATTCCATAGCCAAGACCTTCCCCCTAAGCTTtgtgcatttcatttttccccaCACAGCCTTGTGGGGCCTGGAAAGAAGCAGGGGCTTTgtgcctggagccttctctgCAGTCACTGCTTGGGAATGCAGTGTGGGGGCCAAGCTCAGCCACTCTGCATGGCCATGCTGACTCTGGTCTCCTCTCTCTTTTGCAGATGTTCATGAGGGCACAGTTTGACTACGACCCCAAGAAAGACAACCTGATCCCCTGCAAGGAAGCAGGACTGAAGTTTCAGATTGGTGATGTGATTCAGATCATAAACAAGGACGACAGCAACTGGTGGCAGGGCCGGGTGGAGGGCTCCTGCACTGAGTCAGCAGGACTCATCccttctccagagctgcaggagtggTAGGTCCCTGGATTTGCCCAGAAGGGCTGGATCTGGGAGTGGAGGCGGGAGCAGTGACCATGTGCTATCAGGAGTTCGTGCTGGGTAACACCAGTGCCACTTCTGGGACAAGGAGGAAAATGTCTCCTTCACGTGCTGCGGGGTGAGCCTTTGCCTGTCCCTGGGCTTGAGGTGACAGCTGGGCCATGGGGGCGTCCTCCTCTCTTGGCAGGCGTGTGGCGAGcgtcacccagcccagccagagcGAATCCCCGAGCTGCAGCCCCTTCGGGAAGAAGAAGAAGTGCAAAGATAAATACCTGGCCAAGCACAGCTCAAGTAAGTGTGAGCAGGGCAGTGGGCTCaatccccagccctggccatgcCCCTgcctctgggcagggctgggtctgTCCTCCATGGGAGTCAACCAAACAGCCCGGCTGTGTCAGCAGTGGAATCTCAGGATACCCCACGGCTGTCAGCTTTTTTTGACTCTTCTGCAGTCCTCATGTTCCTCATGTGGCCACAGCTGTGTCCCCATGTAGAGCATGAGGCCAGGGCCAGCTCAGCACTGAGCTCCCGTGCTCTCCCCTGGTGACAATCCCTTGCACTCCTGGCCCTGTGAGCTCAGGCTCCCCAACCTCAAACCCCACAGGCTGCTGAACACAGGGGAGGCaatggcagtgctgctgctcagcagtcaGGGACCAGCCTGAactgctcccacagctgccaaggcctgtccctgctggggcagggaacTGCCCCTCTGCCACCCATGCAGCACCCCGTGCTAAACTGAGCCAAGAGCTGGCAAAGGTGGGTGCCCGGGGactgctggctcctggcccGGCCTGCAGCTCCAACCAGCAACAAACAAGGCTGTAAATCATCCAGATATATAAAGCTCCCTGCAGCATCTTGCTGCCTCCACCCCAGTTGCCAGGTCCTACTGTCCTGAGCAGAAGTACTGAGCAAAAGCAGCCCTGGCTTCTTtggcagctccccagcagccactctgccccTCACATGCTGCTTGCTGTTGGTGCTGCTCTTTTCCCCAAGCAGCCAGACGTGGATGAGCTCCCAGCCCAGTCCTGACCGCTGCTGTCCTCTGACCTGGCTTTGCTCTGGCACACGTACATGGGTCATGCTGGTGTGGCCAAGCCAGTTTTGACCCTTCCACGTCTTGTTTCTCCTCCACCCCAGTTTTTGACCAGCTGGATGTCGTTTCCTATGAGGAGGTGGTGAGGCTGCCTGCCTTCAAGAGGAAGACTCTGGTGCTCATTGGTAGGTCCTGTCCAGGcatcctctgcagcacaggggctgtgtgctgggagcCAGGGGGAACCAGGACTGctcaggggctggggcagcttgGCCTTCGAGACCTAGTAAGGTCTGGGGAGCATTTCTTCAGCCTGCAGCAGTCATCCCATAGGCTGAGCCCCCTCCATGCAGCATGCATAGTCTGGCATCTCCTGCAATGCTGGGGAAGAGTTACTTCAGGCATTTGCAACTTCTGAGTATCTACATGGAAAATCTCTActaaaagcagctctgcagttgcATCAAAGCAAGCACTCCCACACTGTGGGGAGTGAGCACTTGGTGCTGGGTTCCACGGGCATGGGCAGCCCATCCAGTCCAGCCAGGCTGgttgctctgcaggcagcagtcctgtctccagctggggctggagatgAGCATCCCCAGGGCACAAAGAACCTCACCAGGGCTGGAAGATGCCACAGACCAGCCCAGAAAGCACATCTTGGGCAGGGCCCAGGCCAAGCTCTGCACTTTTTGTCAGACCCAGCATCTCATaccaggctgctctgagcccagctccagtgtccatctctctctctctgcagggGCCAGTGGCGTGGGCCGTAGCCATATCAAGAatgctctgctcagcaacaaccCAGACAAGTTCATGTACCCACCCCCCTGTAAGTACCAGCACAGGATGCGTTTCCTCTCACCTCTTTGATCCAGGACCTTCTGACAGCAGGTGGGAGAGGTGGGGAGATGTTCTCCAGCACCACCAAGCCCCTGAAGTCAGGTCCCCACGTGCCTGTAGTCCCACGTGGACCCACCTTAACccacagaggctgcagggctgctgccccccccccccccttttcaTCTTCACTCTTTTCATCCagtgcctgtccccagctggccAGGTCCCTGCTGGTCCAAAGCAGGAAGCAGTTAGCAGGGGATTAGTACAGCTTAGTCTTGATGCCTGCTCCACTCTGTTCCACTCTCCTCCTGGGGGGCCAGCAGTcaccctctctctccctccccagacACCACACGCCCCCAGAAGAAGAATGAGGTGGATGGGAAGGACTATTACTTTGTCTCCACCGAAGAGATGACCCGGGACATCTCAGCCAATGAGTTCCTGGAGTTTGGAAGCTACCAGGGAAACATGTTTGGCACCAAGTTTGAAACAGTGCACAAGATCCACCAGCAGGACAAAGTCGCTATTTTGGACATTGAACCCCAGGtagggagcaggggaaggggtGGGTGGACGGGGGCTGCCACAGATTGTGTTACCTGGGTCCTGGCTGTGACTGTCCCTGCCTTctcttcccaaaggaaaaagccAGCAAGCCCTGGGGTGGCATTTCCATTCCCAAGACATGGGTACAGTGAGGGTGTTCCCTGTCACAGCACACACCTGGCTGTGACACCAAGGCCACGgccaggctgctgtgggagTGGGTTGCAGGGACCCTTTTCCAGGAGTCCACCCAGTGAGCTCATGTCCCCAAAGCCCCCACTGCATCAATGTCCCAGCCTGGGGGAGGGCCACACTCTGGTAACTGCACCCCTCTTTCCACAGACCCTCAAGATCGTCCGCACGGCCGAGCTCTCCCCATTCATAGTGTTCATTGCCCCCACAGACAAGGCAGAGGAGGTGAGTGccaggctgtcccctcctgtccccctctGGATGGGCTTCTTGGTCCATggcagcacctgctgcagcaACCCAGGGCTCCCCGTCAGTGTATCCCTGTCTCCTTGGCTTTTGGTGGCCCAGAGCTCAGCCCGGACCTGGAGTGCCAATTCCTGCGGCCCTCATCCCCCGGCACAATCACCGCGGGGGGAGCGCAGCCCGGCAGTGGGGCAGGAGCATTTACCCTGCCATCAGCTATGCAAATAGACACACAAACAAGGCTCCTTTCATTCTTTGCCTCATTAGGATGCTGATCCCCTTAACGTGAGGATGAAAGCAGCACTGATAGTGCAGTTAACTCACTCACTGCCAAGCCTCAGGCTATCACTTTCCAGGAAgccccctggctgcagggatgctgcttACCCTGCCCTAcaccccagcctggcagggagatGGAAGAGAGGCCAACAAGAAAACTCAGAGCTGTGCTCCTCCTGGATTCAATGGCCACAAGGCCACCTCTTCCAACCTATTGTGTTTGTAAAGCTTAAGCTACAGAGAGTTTGCAGAAACGATATTTATGCAGCCTTCAGAGCAAGTGTTGTGCAGGTATTTAGAGGAACATTAACTGCCTGATGCAGCAGcatgggaaggggaaaaggggacagATCTCAGAACAGAAAGGGCCACTCTGTCACCCATCCAGAGAGGAATCACATCGTGCTGCAGtgggcagggccagccctgctgccaggcactaAATATATCCCTGCAGCTCGGCTCCCTCTGAGGAGAGGGATGCGGCAGAGTTAATGTGACCCTGCAGAGCTCACATgagcaaaagctgctgcttgccCTGCCTCCCCTCTCCACCCCAGACAGCTGCTGGCTTCATCCACAATataggaaaaattaattttataagaATAGATGAATATTTTCAGTAACTCTTTCAAAATGAAGGTAGCTAagcagtatctttttttttttttttttttgcctctaaGGTagtaattatatttaaaatttgtcaGTGTTGAACTGAACACCTTAAAGACAGAAGCTTGCTGTGCCCCGAGGGAGGGTGTGGTATTACAAATATTACTGTGCCATCTGTAATACATTTTTAGTGCTGACCACTAAAAGTATCAGTATTGTGATATATACCCAGGTGGTCTAACAAGAAAGaagggagggacagagagacTGGTCTGATTTGGGTGCATTGATATATTTTCAGGTCTATTTCATCTATTAATAATagatataattatataatagaTATGCTAATTAATATAATCTAATAATACCCGTTTAGGTCTATTAATATCTGCGTagagcagagctcagtgagCACTGCCCCCCAAGctgtccctcctccccaggCACAGAAGCTGTCTGTTTTTCAAGCTGCATGAGGGAAATATGTAGAAATGCTCTGGACCTCAGtgccaggggcagagctgcccaggggtGCACCCCTGGGATGTCCCTacaagctgggcaggagggaacAGGCAGCTTTGCTGTTACTAAAACCCCAGTGAAAACCAGTGGAGAGGCTGGTaaagctctgccagctggtGCTGGTCTGGTCAGCTAGTGGGAAGGGAGCATCCTGCAGGGATCCCACCTCCAACCCAGCCTGAGGCCTGGAGCTGGTGACAATGCCCACCAGAGCACTGAGCAGCCTGCTGCTTGTGAACCtttgccctgggagctgccacagAGCACTTCAGAGGTAAATAGAGAGGCAGCAGGCCCCGGCCTCACTCTAGCAGGTAACCTGATGCTCCCAGCACCACACAAAGTCCAGCAAAAGCCCCAGCCACAAGCCCAGAGAGAGATCACACAACAGCTCCTGGCCCATCAGACAAGCTCTAAGGATTCTCCGTGCTCTGATACTTCCCCACCGCTGGAGCTGTTTTGGTGTTGGGAGGGTGTTTCCTGGTTGGGGTGTGCTTTGCAGTTCCTCCCCTGAGCACTGTGCTATCCCTTGCAGTCggaggctctgcagcagctccgcAAGGACTCGGAGAGCATCCGGAGCCGCTACGCGCACTACTTCGACCTGTCCCTGGTCAACAACGGCGTGGAAGagagcctccagctgctgcaggaagccttTGAGCAGgcctgcagctccccacagTGGGTGCCCGTCTCCTGGGTCTACTGAGAGGGCACCCGTGCCCAGCTGCTTCCCATCAGCCATCCTGCAGCCACTGGGAAACACCTCCTCAGCGTCCCCTGCcccacacagcccagcacaaCTCCCCTCCCGCTGCTCACGGACACCATCTCGGTTCACACACTCACGGGGTGcccacagctcctctcctggGGGACAAACACAGGACACAGGCTGCCTGGGcgtgagccagctcctgtggcacagcagagcccaggttAGCTCAGAGCACAGTGCCCTGCCCTCCCCGGGCAAGGGAAAGCACAGTCCTGCTGTAGCACCCAGCTGATCTTCCCTGCAGTCCCAAGGGAAGCGGCAGAACCGGGACTTTTCCAGGCAGATGACTTCTCACCTGGCAGGAATGCACACAACTCAAAACCCTTCCTGCAGTCCTTCAAGGAAGCCCAGGTCTTAGGAGGCTTCTCCTCCATCCAAGGCTTTCCCCTCACAAATGGGGAAGGTGATGAATGTGGCATGGAGCACCCCCAGGCAGGCCTCACCACCCCATGTTCCCAGGTGAGAGTTTTCTCACTGACCCTGTGCAGCCATAGGTGTAAAAACTCACTGTATTGGGATTCTCACCGTGCAGCTTGGATTGTTACTGCCTGGCCAGAGAAactgggcagcagctgagccagtCCCACAGACCAAACCCCAGAGGGGACTCTTCAATGGGTAAATTACATCCAGCCACAACTATCTGTTGCATGCAGTAGAAAAGTGTCTACAAAGATCATCCAGGCATGTTTTCCAGTCCAGGGTGTCTCACACTGTATGCAAACATGAAAGCCATGCTCACCCCAGGGTTTGTGCTGACTCACAAGCCCCACACCACCATGTCTGGGAAGTATCACCACATCCACCATGTAGGTGAGAAATCTTATTTGTGTGTTCAGTCAGCTAtaggggggaaaggggaaggtgGTTAAAAAGtcttgtgcaattttttttttaaggatgccaaaaataaaaatctatgtGCAATAGGGACCTTCGTTCTGATCTACTGCAGGGAAACAATGAGCAGCAATAAATGTGTGCTGAAACATTGCCATGGCTGGTGTTTTACCTCTCAGGCTGGGCACTGACAAAGCAATGACAAAGGCTCATCAACATGACCATTTCTCTGCCCCAGCAGCGTCTTCAGGAGAGGAGCACAGGTTGGGTATGTGGTAAAATCTGCCCCCTGCCCCATGAATGCCACTGACCTTTAGGGAGGAGCCAGAGGAGCAAGAAAATCACCTGTTCAAAACcagaagttttatttatttttgtaaaaaaagagtaaataaaaatggactttttcttttttcgtGCTCAGGTTGTAACAGCCAccagctgctgtccccactgcctGCATCTCCAGCACTGGAGGGGAGGATAGACTGTTAAGACTAAAGCAATGCACGAGGCTAAACCAACAGTTAAAAGAATCTGTGCAGGGATGAAACTCAGAACAAACCAGCCTGGGGTCCTTCCTCATTAAAAGGAACTAAATCCTGGCTGAGCACTACCCCTGTGACAGCGGAGAGACCTTCTGCCCCCAGCAATTCATTTTAGATAGGTTATTGATCTGAAATTGATCTGAAACCCTTCAAGCCCACACCCAACGTCccttggcagagctgccccCTGACCAAGTTTTTCCTCAGGAGAACTCCAGTCCCAGCAGCATGAAGAACGTGTTGGTCACCCTGGTCACTTTCTGCCCTCCAGCCTTCAGAGCACACTGGGCATCAGAACCAGGCAAGGCAACCAAAAGCTTTGCAGTCCAAAGGGGTAGAGAAGAGCAGTGTCAGCAAAAGGGACACACTGCCCAGGTCACTGAGGCAACTGGGCTTGGGAATCAGCACGCAATGAACAAGCGCGTCCTTGTGCTATAAGCAAAAAGGAGGAATTAAATTTTCGAATCCTTTCATgataaaggtaaaaaaaggagTGATAAACAATCTGAGTGGACTGAAGGTGAAGCCAAGCATGTGGccagtttaaaacaaaagataGTCCTTCAGAAATAACTGATCTGACTGTCCCCATGGAAATCCATTCACATGGGCTGTGACAAAGCCACTCCTCCAGGAAGCAACACATTCTTTAACTGTCAGGTAACAGCTTCAGCCttgggagaaaaggaagaaaggcagtACATGAAGGGGGAGAAAGGTTATTCCACCCTCTCTAGGTGGAAACAGAGACGAAGGAAGAGCCAGAAGCTACAGTTTCCCTGAAGATACCACTTCTGTTGGCATCATGGTGCTCAGCTTTAGAGATCAATCCAGTGCAGGGACAGTGAGGCACCCTGCTCCTCTGGCAACCCTTAAAACAGGATGAAGAGGGGCACCTGAGCAGGGCAAACACCCACTCACTCATATAAACGGCAGAAAAGAACTTGGAACTTGCTGGCTTCTCTGCCATGCAGCCAGTCCTCCTCTTCTCAAGGCCTAAAACTCCTCCCTCCTCACTGATGAGGTTTGCCTGCTTCGGACAGACCCAGCTGCTTAGTCCGAGCTCTCTTCTACctccttttgtttcttcttcttcttcttggtgCTGGTCTCAGTGGCCTGTGGAGAAGTTGGAAAGGTCAGGAAGCCATCAAAAAGGATTCCCCCACTGCCCATTTCAGGAGGAACAGCTCCAGCCCAGAAGCAGTGCAGGCTCCCCGTGGCACACTCCAGCACCACCCTCCCACAGGGAcccagggcacagagggggCCTGGCAGGGACCCACCAACTGCCCTATCTGCAACCACCAGCTCAGTTTAAAATGCACCTCTAAAACATCCTCCTCTGCTGTGGAAAGCCTGGCGCTCTGTGGACACACAGTGCAGGCTGCTCATGCATTAATCCTGGAGGTAATTAGGGACACACAGCAATCTCTACCATGTTGGGACCATACCATGGCAGTTCCCAATTACCTACCCTCTCCATTTGGTCTCCCCCACTCTCAGCTGCCTCTTTGgccttcttctctttcttcctctttttcttttcctttttgcttagCTCCTCTGGTGGTGGGGTGGCAGGGGATGGTGGGGTCACAGCTTCCTCGTTTTCACTCTCGGAGTCTCGCTTTCTCTGTTGGGGGAACACATTGTCAGACATACCGACACCTTCCAACAGAGCTCAGCTGAGGGAAAAACTGCTTGCCTGATTCAATACAACTGCATTTAACAACAAGGTGACTTGCAGACTCTCCAGCATACACTGCCTAGGATTTGCTTCTGCCAGAACTGCCCcctgtatttttcagtgtttcctgtATCCCAAATATTAGTTTAAAACACTGCTGCACCTTTCCAAGGGCATGCAAAACCCCCGAGTTAGGGAATTTTAGGTGCAACTCTTGCATGaacatttctgcagctctttgtAGTCTCCAAAAAGGTTCTCTGGCACAACAGATCTCTGTTGTGGCTCCGTACAACAGATTTCCTTGTGCTGTGTTAAAGAATatgcccagggccagcagcttgGTGTCTGAGCTGCAAATCACGCCCTGGGTGGAGGGAAATTGCTGGAGGCCCAGGCAAGGAACTGTGAATGGGCACTAACCTTGTGCCTCACAAAGAGCACGGAAGACCCTGGACTAAAAATCACCATTGGACCAAAATGCAGGTGCCAGGTATGTGCAGTTAATGGGAATAACAGGGGCATAAAGTAAGAGCCAGAGAGCACTGGCAAATACTCACTTTTGCAGCCCTGTCCACCTCTGAAACAGCTTGGTGATCAGCAGCTGCTTCCTTCCTGGAAGTATCCCTGAAAGAAAAGATGCCAAGGTTGCACAGGACGGTCGTTGCCTCACGCTGCTCTGACTGGTACaaatccctgtcccctcacaaGGGTCTGTAACCCACCCAGGAGCTGGGGGGAAGTTGGTGTAGGGGAGACCTGCAGCCTGCACCAGggccagctgggctggccaACAGCATGGCCTCCCCCATTTCATTTAGCAGACTGACTCCCTCTAAAACCACAGCAGGCTAAAAAGGGATAACTGTCTGCTCAGGGCCTTCCCTTCCAACACTGCCCAAGAGCAACACGCTCCAAGAAATGCAATTGCATCCCACAGGCCCAGAGAGCCGTGGGGCAAGCCTGACATGATCCATGCACAAATAGCagcatccagcccagcccttgcTCCCCTCTGAATAACCACGTGGGAGTCACACCCCCAGTACCCACCTGTAATCCACATATTCCATCTTCCAGGACTCTGGTGTGCTCTCATTGGGCTTTCCATGCTTGTCCAGCAGACCCTTCTGGATCATCATCTTCTTCTGACTGGCCTGAAAGCGAAGTGCAACAAGTCAAACTGCAGCCCCAGGTAGGAAAAACTCCTCCCTCAAGCTA is a window from the Vidua macroura isolate BioBank_ID:100142 chromosome 14, ASM2450914v1, whole genome shotgun sequence genome containing:
- the MPP1 gene encoding 55 kDa erythrocyte membrane protein, with amino-acid sequence MTLKSGRSSGGGSSSMRTALSDLYLEHLLQNRPKPEAMTQSPNALTEDIYTNGSATLGSPSHSGGREVRKIRLVQFEKVTEEPMGITLKQNDKQSCMVARIFHGGMIHRQGSLHVGDEIIEINGQSASNHSVDQLQKMLKETKGMVSLKVIPNQQSRLPALQMFMRAQFDYDPKKDNLIPCKEAGLKFQIGDVIQIINKDDSNWWQGRVEGSCTESAGLIPSPELQEWRVASVTQPSQSESPSCSPFGKKKKCKDKYLAKHSSIFDQLDVVSYEEVVRLPAFKRKTLVLIGASGVGRSHIKNALLSNNPDKFMYPPPYTTRPQKKNEVDGKDYYFVSTEEMTRDISANEFLEFGSYQGNMFGTKFETVHKIHQQDKVAILDIEPQTLKIVRTAELSPFIVFIAPTDKAEESEALQQLRKDSESIRSRYAHYFDLSLVNNGVEESLQLLQEAFEQACSSPQWVPVSWVY